From Pelosinus fermentans DSM 17108, the proteins below share one genomic window:
- a CDS encoding hydantoinase/oxoprolinase family protein yields the protein MYQSIRNSMEQSAVGFIPGKRGDNMFLGLDVGGTFTDGVVVADGKVVSMVKTPTTKENLLQCILTVVDKMVEDTGSKAFERIALSTTIVTNAIVEGNIDQVGLCIMPGPGMNLKDILPVAPYILSGYIDHRGREMAQPNKEEVLSACRHFSSCDVFVVSGKFAVRNPCFESAVTDWIQEQASPMHISAGGKVSGSLNFLRRTNSAYYNGAVWRHFNAFATAVEEALKMRGIYSPVFVLKADGGTLPLSVARNYPVEAIFTGPAASTIGIMGMNGDAAVSGISLDIGGTTTDIALWQKGRPVLAKEGAAVAGHRTGVQGFRLKSVGIGGDSLVFWENHVLKVGPMRHGPAMAAGGPKPTVTDAMVAAGFIDFGDRALAVKAMMLLALQGQSPEAMASQVIDKAVDGICQAIADLLDEQAAEPLYHVEEIVCETKFVLENIIGVGGGAAGLVPLVAKKLGISYTLPENGKVANAFGAAVARPTIAITLRADTAEGHYTVPELGIKNRLPRGNFSLQNTYELAEKHLAELAQRNSISVGETQIVQSEEFNMVRGFTTVGKIMTCRLQVKPGVLQYGEEELC from the coding sequence GGGAAAAGAGGGGATAATATGTTCTTGGGGCTTGATGTTGGTGGGACATTTACAGATGGTGTAGTAGTAGCAGATGGGAAAGTAGTCAGTATGGTTAAGACTCCTACTACTAAGGAGAATCTATTGCAATGTATTTTGACAGTAGTAGATAAGATGGTGGAGGATACTGGCAGTAAGGCGTTTGAACGGATTGCATTATCCACGACAATTGTAACCAATGCAATAGTGGAAGGTAATATCGACCAGGTTGGCCTATGCATTATGCCAGGACCAGGGATGAATCTAAAGGATATTCTGCCAGTCGCACCTTATATCTTATCTGGTTATATTGACCATCGTGGCCGTGAAATGGCTCAGCCTAATAAAGAGGAAGTACTGAGTGCCTGTCGTCATTTTTCTTCTTGTGATGTATTTGTTGTTTCGGGGAAATTTGCTGTTCGTAATCCTTGTTTTGAATCAGCAGTGACGGATTGGATACAAGAGCAAGCCAGCCCTATGCATATTAGTGCAGGAGGAAAAGTTTCAGGTTCGCTTAATTTTTTAAGACGTACTAATTCGGCTTATTATAATGGGGCTGTATGGCGGCATTTTAATGCTTTTGCTACGGCAGTAGAAGAAGCATTAAAGATGCGTGGGATTTATAGTCCTGTTTTTGTGTTAAAAGCAGACGGAGGTACACTGCCTTTATCAGTAGCCAGAAATTATCCTGTAGAGGCTATTTTTACTGGACCCGCTGCCAGTACTATTGGTATTATGGGTATGAATGGAGATGCTGCCGTTTCTGGAATTTCTCTTGATATTGGGGGCACTACTACCGATATTGCATTGTGGCAAAAGGGAAGACCTGTTTTAGCAAAAGAAGGGGCAGCTGTTGCTGGACATAGAACTGGAGTTCAAGGATTTCGCCTTAAGTCTGTCGGAATCGGCGGTGATAGTTTGGTTTTCTGGGAGAACCATGTATTGAAGGTAGGACCGATGCGTCATGGCCCTGCTATGGCGGCAGGAGGTCCTAAGCCGACTGTGACTGATGCTATGGTAGCGGCGGGGTTCATTGATTTTGGCGATCGTGCCTTAGCAGTAAAGGCAATGATGCTGCTTGCTTTACAAGGGCAAAGCCCAGAGGCGATGGCGAGTCAAGTAATAGATAAGGCAGTGGATGGCATTTGCCAGGCGATAGCCGATTTGCTGGACGAACAAGCTGCTGAACCTTTATATCATGTAGAAGAAATTGTTTGTGAAACAAAATTTGTATTAGAAAATATAATTGGTGTAGGCGGCGGAGCGGCAGGTCTTGTACCTCTGGTTGCTAAAAAGCTGGGAATTAGCTATACACTTCCTGAGAATGGGAAGGTTGCTAATGCCTTTGGTGCGGCGGTAGCAAGGCCAACTATTGCTATTACTCTTCGTGCTGATACTGCAGAAGGACATTATACCGTTCCAGAATTAGGGATCAAAAATAGACTGCCTCGAGGGAATTTTTCCTTACAAAATACTTATGAGTTAGCAGAAAAACATTTGGCAGAGTTAGCCCAGAGAAATAGTATTTCTGTCGGTGAAACGCAAATCGTACAATCAGAGGAATTTAATATGGTTCGTGGTTTTACTACAGTGGGAAAAATTATGACCTGCCGCTTGCAGGTAAAACCTGGCGTGCTGCAGTATGGTGAGGAGGAGTTATGTTGA
- a CDS encoding histone deacetylase: MLNAQKLGLVFFPAFDWAISPTHPEREERLLYTRDQIVEEGLLDMPAIREYKPKIANLQDLERVHVGVPDITSLITNAHLVSAGGAIAAADAVMKKEVQRAFALVRPPGHHAMRIVHGTRGFCTINMEAIMVEYLRRTYGINKVAIVDTDVHHGDGTQDIFYHDPDTLFISFHQDGRTLYPGTGFTNEMGSPNALGTTVNIPLPPGTTDRGLHEVLDHLIMPILGDFKPDIIINSAGQDNHYSDPLANMAITAQGYARLADTLKADIAVLEGGYSIEDALPYINVGIVLAMAGMDYSKVIEPNIADCPSQTSSVTHYIKDVIKERQDMWGRKEKLQREAIMKHGEFWQTERSIYYDDVGINEQQKERVRLCPHCSGYVTIETKARSSLHYKTAYIGMIPQKACPVCLKAAYDVVHAAKKQGNYQHYMVQNKQKDRLERL; this comes from the coding sequence ATGTTGAATGCTCAAAAGTTAGGACTGGTATTTTTTCCAGCTTTTGACTGGGCGATTAGCCCAACTCATCCTGAGCGGGAGGAACGTTTGTTATATACCCGTGATCAGATTGTAGAAGAAGGACTGCTGGACATGCCAGCGATACGGGAATATAAGCCTAAAATCGCTAACCTTCAGGATCTTGAAAGAGTACATGTGGGAGTGCCTGATATAACATCTTTGATTACCAATGCTCATTTGGTGTCAGCAGGTGGAGCGATTGCAGCTGCTGATGCGGTAATGAAGAAGGAAGTACAGCGGGCTTTTGCCTTAGTACGCCCGCCAGGACATCATGCTATGCGCATCGTTCATGGGACTCGTGGATTTTGTACTATTAATATGGAAGCGATTATGGTCGAATATTTGCGCAGAACCTATGGCATTAATAAAGTTGCCATTGTTGATACAGATGTGCATCATGGTGATGGTACCCAAGATATCTTTTATCATGATCCTGATACATTATTTATTTCCTTCCATCAGGATGGGCGGACCTTATATCCGGGGACTGGTTTTACCAATGAAATGGGCAGTCCTAATGCTCTTGGTACTACAGTAAACATACCTTTGCCGCCAGGAACGACAGACCGCGGTCTTCATGAAGTACTGGATCATCTGATTATGCCAATTTTGGGAGATTTTAAACCTGACATTATTATTAATTCTGCCGGACAGGATAATCATTATAGTGATCCTTTAGCGAATATGGCAATTACGGCACAGGGTTATGCACGATTGGCTGATACACTAAAGGCGGATATTGCTGTATTGGAAGGCGGATATTCCATTGAAGATGCTTTGCCTTATATAAATGTAGGGATTGTATTAGCCATGGCAGGAATGGATTATAGTAAAGTTATTGAACCTAATATTGCAGATTGCCCTTCCCAAACTTCTTCTGTCACTCACTATATAAAAGATGTAATCAAGGAACGCCAAGATATGTGGGGGAGAAAAGAAAAGCTGCAGCGTGAAGCAATTATGAAGCATGGTGAATTCTGGCAGACAGAACGCAGTATCTATTATGATGATGTAGGTATTAATGAACAGCAGAAAGAAAGAGTACGCTTATGCCCTCATTGTTCTGGATATGTAACAATTGAAACGAAGGCGCGCAGTAGTCTTCATTATAAAACAGCTTATATTGGTATGATTCCTCAGAAGGCTTGCCCGGTTTGTCTAAAAGCAGCTTATGATGTGGTACATGCAGCAAAGAAACAAGGTAATTATCAGCACTATATGGTGCAAAATAAACAGAAAGATCGGCTGGAAAGATTATAA
- a CDS encoding XTP/dITP diphosphatase, producing the protein MKELVVATTNKGKVAEIALALADLPVKVLDLSDFGDIPEAVEDGDSFMANAQLKAKHYAHYTGKACLADDSGLEVDALGGLPGIYSARFAGENANDAANNQKLLAELAGVVPEKRTARFRCVLVLADIDGAIMTADGVKEGIIGQELRGLGGFGYDPLFYMPEMEKTMAECSKREKNEISHRGQALKIMSKILGEYLK; encoded by the coding sequence ATGAAAGAATTAGTGGTAGCAACTACGAATAAAGGGAAAGTTGCCGAGATTGCCTTAGCTTTGGCCGACTTACCTGTCAAAGTGTTAGATTTAAGTGATTTTGGTGATATTCCTGAGGCTGTGGAAGATGGTGATAGCTTTATGGCAAATGCTCAGCTAAAAGCTAAACATTATGCCCACTATACGGGAAAGGCCTGTTTAGCGGATGATTCTGGGCTAGAAGTGGATGCATTAGGAGGCTTGCCAGGCATTTATTCTGCACGTTTTGCCGGGGAAAATGCTAATGATGCTGCAAATAATCAAAAATTGTTAGCAGAATTAGCAGGTGTTGTCCCTGAAAAGCGCACTGCTAGATTTCGTTGTGTTTTGGTACTTGCTGACATTGATGGGGCGATTATGACTGCTGATGGAGTAAAAGAAGGGATTATTGGTCAAGAACTGCGTGGTTTAGGCGGCTTTGGTTACGATCCATTGTTTTATATGCCTGAAATGGAGAAAACCATGGCTGAATGTTCAAAGCGTGAAAAAAATGAAATTAGCCATAGAGGGCAAGCACTGAAGATTATGAGCAAGATACTGGGAGAGTATTTAAAATGA
- a CDS encoding metallophosphoesterase encodes MKIGVMSDTHGDHAAVRQGIKAAGSMDMWLHAGDYSQDASYLAKLVNVPVFAARGNCDGQAAAKIDEFIEVSGKKIWITHGHRYGVKQGVSQLVEWGRHYEVDIVIYGHTHIPDSHWEENLLIFNPGSAAEPRSGYGSCGILNINPEGKITGEILTFE; translated from the coding sequence ATGAAAATAGGGGTCATGAGTGATACCCATGGCGACCATGCGGCTGTCAGGCAAGGGATAAAAGCAGCAGGTTCTATGGATATGTGGCTGCATGCAGGAGACTATAGCCAAGATGCAAGCTATTTGGCTAAGTTAGTGAATGTTCCTGTTTTTGCAGCGAGAGGAAATTGTGATGGCCAGGCAGCTGCTAAAATTGATGAATTTATAGAGGTGTCTGGTAAAAAAATATGGATAACCCATGGACATCGTTATGGTGTAAAGCAAGGTGTCAGTCAATTGGTGGAATGGGGCAGGCATTATGAGGTGGACATTGTAATTTATGGACATACGCATATCCCGGATAGCCACTGGGAAGAAAATTTACTTATTTTCAATCCGGGCAGTGCTGCTGAACCACGCTCTGGATATGGTAGCTGTGGTATTTTAAACATAAATCCTGAAGGGAAAATAACAGGAGAGATTCTTACATTTGAGTAA
- a CDS encoding dicarboxylate/amino acid:cation symporter translates to MEKGKKGIGLTTQIFIALILGVVFGYIFPVYGQALKPVGDTFIRMIKMIVVPLIFSSLIMGIAGTGDFKKLGRLGAKAIIWFEVATTLALFVGLAVANIFQPGAGVAIATGTDVSSAAAAATKTIDMTQMIVNIVPTNVVDAMGRGDMLQIILFSTFFGVAAAAMGEKGKPTVTLAISVAEIMFKFTWYVMKLAPIGVFALISYTVGKFGLGMLIPLAKLIGSLYFALVLFIVLLLACASLIIRMNFFQLLRAIKEPILIAFSTASSEAALPIAMEKLEQFGVPKHIVTFVLPTGYTFNLDGSTLYSALAVIFIAQVYNIPFPIETQLIMLVTLMMSTKGIAAVPGASLIVIAGTAAAFGLPVEGIGIILEVDRILDMARTACNLIGNCVAAVVVARWENELPDEVLKVAYTKNYD, encoded by the coding sequence GTCTATGGACAAGCATTAAAGCCTGTCGGTGATACATTTATCCGTATGATTAAAATGATTGTGGTACCTTTAATTTTCAGTTCATTAATTATGGGTATTGCAGGTACTGGTGACTTTAAAAAACTAGGCCGTTTAGGCGCCAAAGCAATTATTTGGTTTGAAGTCGCTACAACGTTGGCTCTCTTCGTTGGATTGGCTGTCGCAAATATATTCCAGCCTGGTGCAGGTGTCGCAATCGCAACAGGTACTGATGTGAGTTCCGCAGCAGCAGCAGCCACAAAGACCATTGATATGACGCAAATGATCGTTAACATTGTACCTACCAACGTGGTAGATGCCATGGGACGCGGCGATATGCTGCAAATCATTTTATTCTCTACTTTCTTCGGTGTAGCAGCAGCTGCTATGGGAGAAAAAGGAAAACCAACCGTTACATTAGCAATCAGCGTTGCTGAAATCATGTTCAAATTTACTTGGTATGTCATGAAACTAGCTCCTATTGGTGTTTTTGCCCTCATTTCCTACACAGTAGGCAAATTCGGTTTGGGTATGCTAATTCCTCTAGCCAAGCTGATCGGTTCCTTGTATTTTGCATTAGTACTTTTTATTGTGTTGTTATTAGCCTGTGCTTCATTAATTATCCGTATGAATTTCTTCCAGCTCTTAAGAGCTATAAAAGAGCCGATCTTGATTGCTTTCTCCACTGCCTCCAGCGAAGCAGCATTGCCAATTGCAATGGAAAAATTAGAGCAGTTTGGCGTTCCAAAGCATATCGTTACTTTCGTGCTGCCGACGGGTTACACATTTAACTTAGATGGTTCCACACTGTATAGTGCTTTAGCTGTTATCTTTATCGCTCAGGTTTATAATATCCCCTTCCCAATCGAAACTCAATTGATTATGCTTGTGACATTAATGATGTCTACAAAAGGTATTGCAGCAGTGCCTGGCGCTTCCTTGATTGTTATTGCCGGTACCGCAGCAGCCTTCGGTTTGCCCGTAGAAGGCATTGGTATTATCCTTGAAGTTGACCGTATCCTTGATATGGCTCGTACAGCTTGCAATTTGATCGGTAACTGCGTGGCTGCTGTAGTTGTAGCGCGTTGGGAAAATGAATTGCCAGATGAAGTATTAAAAGTCGCTTATACCAAGAATTATGATTGA
- the rph gene encoding ribonuclease PH, producing MNRPDGRKADKMRPLKITRNYLKYPEGSVLIEVGNTKVICAATIEDKVPHFMKGSGEGWITAEYSLLPRSTQVRNIRESAKGKITGRTHEIQRLIGRALRSVVDLRALGEKTIWIDCDVIQADGGTRTAAITGAFVALVDAVNSIYTNHEKPFPVKEFLAAISIGVVKDTVIADLCYEEDSAAIVDMNVVMTGSGQFVEVQGTGEKRPFSRQELNEMLAVAEKMVGELIDYQKDILGPLSWKIGREP from the coding sequence ATGAACCGACCAGATGGCCGAAAGGCTGATAAAATGCGTCCGTTAAAAATCACTCGTAATTATTTAAAATATCCAGAGGGATCGGTGCTGATAGAAGTGGGCAATACGAAGGTAATATGTGCTGCCACAATTGAGGATAAAGTACCACATTTTATGAAGGGTTCAGGTGAAGGATGGATTACTGCTGAATATTCTTTGTTGCCTCGCTCTACGCAGGTGCGTAATATTCGTGAGTCTGCTAAAGGGAAAATAACAGGAAGGACTCATGAAATTCAGCGGCTAATTGGCAGAGCATTGCGGAGTGTGGTTGACTTAAGAGCATTAGGGGAAAAAACAATTTGGATTGATTGTGATGTTATACAAGCAGATGGCGGTACTCGGACGGCTGCGATTACAGGAGCGTTTGTGGCCTTGGTCGATGCAGTTAATAGTATTTATACCAATCATGAAAAACCTTTCCCTGTAAAAGAGTTCTTAGCAGCGATTAGTATTGGTGTTGTAAAAGATACGGTGATTGCTGATTTGTGTTACGAAGAGGATTCGGCAGCAATTGTGGATATGAATGTTGTAATGACTGGGAGCGGCCAATTTGTAGAAGTGCAGGGAACAGGTGAAAAACGTCCTTTTAGTCGACAGGAGCTGAATGAAATGCTGGCTGTTGCAGAAAAAATGGTAGGGGAATTAATTGATTATCAAAAAGATATTCTAGGACCTTTATCGTGGAAAATCGGACGTGAGCCATGA